Genomic window (Rhododendron vialii isolate Sample 1 chromosome 4a, ASM3025357v1):
taGGAAACTAGTCTTGAAATTGTAGACAAAATTAAATAGATTAGATGTTTCAAAACCTTGGACGTAACGAAATCATAAAAGTAGTAGTACAATTTGCCACATCTTTTTAGCAAACTAATCTCATTTATTGCAAGGAGGGAGTTTGATGACCCATTTGGTAGAGAACTCTTATTATTTTCCAACGGTAGATGGATGAGTACCAAAGCAAAGcaatggaaaaattattcactCAAACCATAAGGGTACCGTCACATGGTGCCACATGAGCACTAAATAATTAAAAGTGCAATGTATATAATAATTTAAAtacaatctctcacatacatgtggggtcCATACATACTAGTGCGTGTGGGGAGATCATCACTTTTGCCGAATTTTTATTGTTGGTTGTGTAGAGAGTTTGAGGCTCGCGTTTATGATTAAGACATAAGTTGGTCTCTTTGTGTTTATTGTACATCATTAGTGTTTCGGGTTTGGCTATGGCTCAGTATCTCTGCTTCGTTTGAAAATCATTATGAAGTtgaatttggattgaaaagtggaatagtaacttatttttcgtctttatttgaaaaaaaattcgcattttttagttttgcgtcaaatttttgtgacttattgattcgtctcggcgagaggaattggaaaagtataaaattttgatcgaaactcatacttttttaaaaaagacaaataagtaaaaaaaacttgtctttttgacttattttcgtctttattcaaaaaattacgagtttcgatcaaaattttatacttttctgatttctctcgtcgagacgaatcaataagtcacaaaagtttaacgcaaaataaacaaatgcaaaaaaaattcaaataatgacaaaaaaaataaattgagtaacttttcaatccaaactagGCATAAGTGCCAGATGACTTTTATTGAATGCAAGTTTTgcttctaataaaaaaaatatctcaaagcAATGAGATACAAAAACGGGATTTCTTGTGATATTTTAATGGAATTTTTGATACTTTCTGTAGTAGTATTATACTATTATATTGCTTTTTGTTTCTCATCTATTTTTACATGAGCTCGCTTTattccccaataaacaaaacTATTTAAAAACTTAATAGTCTCAGTTTCGCTTtatttctaaactttttttttttaaaaagaaagtaatttcaaactcaaatataacgaaaatgaaaaataatttttcaatttttttgcaccgtttaaaagattttaatgagatctatcaaacaagatccatattaatagaaaaattatttgcataaacaaataatttttgagcttaaaattactttttttttgaaaaagaaggtttagaaagaaagcaTAATCTTAACTCTTCGTTACAACTCTCAATATTTGCTcttacattatttttatttacctcAAATATTTTAGAAAGATATTTTCACGCTCATTCTCACGTTCGTATTTCAACTCTTTCAGGTTCAGCTTTACGTTCGTACTTCAACTAGCATACCCGCACCTGCATTATGCAGCTTAAATTCTCCCcaacaaggaaaaaaagagatttCTTTCTCACGTATTTCTCACCATTCCTACTTTATAAACTCaatttcttgttattttctcaccctaaaatgttatgatacatttttttttgacttgtaaAAAATGTGAGAGAGGGCAACCAGCGTAGCAACCCTCATTGGGTGATCATATGGTCTCTCTACCTGCCAATGAAATATCCGGTTCCAGTCATAGCTACCATCCGGGAGGAAGGGCCGTCACTAGGGCATTACCTGGTGCACAATTGGTGTAAACTCCCCCATTCAATGGTCCAACGACTCATCCGCATATGTGAGGCCAAGCCACCTGTCGGGAGTTGAACCCACGTCTCTGCCGAGGAGGGTAGTGAACCCTGCCAACTGGGCTACCAACTCAGTGGTAAATGTTATGATATATGAAAAAGGACACATGAAGCTGTTCATGAGAGGAAATAGACGGTTCGAATTCACACTAAATCTGAATTCTAGTCGTCCATTTTTTTTCATGGACACTTTGATGTACTCTGTGTCGTGTATCCTACCGAGTCCCGGAATCACAACCGTTCATCACCGGGAATTCTCCGAGTCCCACGGCTGATTATTGCAATGAGACAGACAACGGGGCTCCACTCAATTTGGTTCAGACATCGCCTGCATGCACATACATGCCCATACCATGGGATTTTCCAATAAGTATATAAAGCACACAAAAAGAAATCCTCCCATTATCAGATCGAACCatctccatttccatttccccattttttcttcttccttctctcaTATCCTACGTATCTTCAAAAACAAtctgcaaaataaaataaaattacacaaACTTGTAAATACAGATTTGTATAGAATATCTCTCTCTTTAAACTCATTTCCATCTGTATTTTGCAATTTGCAAGTAAAAGAATTTGAAAGAAcgaagaggggagagagagagaaagagagatagagaaaaagaaaagggggggCTCAGTTCTTACTGTGCCTCCTCTTAGATCTAACTTCTATTGACTATATATCATCTGGGTTTCCATTAATCAGGTGGGGTTTTGTCAAATCTTGATTTGGGTATTGATTTTCTCGCCAATTTGGGGTTGTTCTTTCGATCTTAATAACTTTTGGGGATTCATGTTAAAGTTGGGGTTTTTTCCAGGATTGCTGAATTCTTTATGGATTGATCGTTTGAGGATCCGATGTATTTTGATTGAATCGGAGGATATACAAGTGGGTTTTATAGTTGCGTGGATTTCCTGCAATTTAGTTCAAAGTAAGGTATGGGTTTGTCGCTGTTTAATTGGTTTTTATCTGCATttgttcttttgaaattcttattGTTATGATGGATTGTTAAAAGGGTGAATTTTTATGGGTATTGCAAATTTAGAGCAATTATCTGTTAGGAAGAGAATTAGTCTGTGAACATTTAAGGTTTGTTCtgtaatttaatttgaattatACCGATCTACGCTTGTGTAGGGAAAATGCAATCGGATCTTGGAAAATTATTCATTGGTGGAATTTCGTGGGACACAAATGAAGAACGTCTGAAGGAGTATTTTAGCGATTTCGGGGAAGTTTTGGAATCAGTAATTATGAAGGATCGGAGCACAGGGCGCGCCCGTGGCTTTGGTTTTATTGTTTTTGCTGACCCTTTAGTGGCAGAGAGAGTGACTAGGGAGAAACACAACATCGATGGAAGAATGGTAAGTTGGATTAGAATTGGTAAAGTTATTGCTGCAGTTCTCTCATTGTTTTGTAGTTAAAGCAGAGGGGAAATGAATTATCTTCAAACATGGATCCAAATTCATAATCTCCGGTTGTTTTTGGCGACTGTTGGCAATTATATTTCCATTTAAGCTACTTATACATGTATAGTGTTCGATTCTGGTAGTGTTTGGTTCTTGAAATGATTCTGGAAGTGTTTGGTTCTTGGTTCTGGTAGTGTTTGGTTCGGAAAGGAATTCCTCGGCCTGCCAATGGAATTTTCTATTCATCTGAATTGGTGAATGATGATTTTGTTTTAGCTAGCTAAACATCGAAATGAGCATTCTAAGGTCATGATTATTCCAATTCAGCTTCATCCCAATGTTCCAAACACTGCCTCTATGATATCAAATTTGTTTGTGATGTCCCTATGTATATTCTGTCAGTTTGATATCAGTGTCCTTTGAGTTTGATGTGCACCATTTGTTCTTAATATCCAGGTTGAGGCAAAAAAGGCAGTTCCAAGGGATGATGAGAACACAATGAGTAGAAGCAGTAGTAGCATTCAGGGATCTCCCGGCCCAATACGCACGAGGAAGATATTTGTTGGAGGATTAGCTTCCACAGTAACAGAGAGCGActtcaaaatgtattttgagcAGTTTGGGACCATCACTGATGTCGTTGTCATGTATGATCACAACACTCAGAGACCAAGAGGGTTTGGGTTCATTACATATGACTCAGAGGATGCTGTGGACAAAGTGTTGCTCAAAACTTTCCACGAGCTCAATGGCAAAATGGTTGAGGTCAAGCGTGCAGTCCCCAAAGAGTTGTCACCTGGTCCCAGCAGAAGCCCACTGAGTGGATATAACTATGGTGTGAGCAGAATCAATAGCATCCTCAGTGGATACACTCAAGGGTATTCTCCCACTACAGGAGGCTATGGTCTTAGAATGGATGGAAGATTCAGTCCAATCGCTGGAGGTCGAAGTGGGTATGCTCCATTTGGAgtgggtttgaactttgaaccaGGGTTGACCCCTAATCTTGCAGCAAGCACAAACTTCAACAATAGTCTCAGCTATGGGCGGGGATTGAACCCTTATTATACGGGCAATTCAAATAGGTTTGTTAATCCGATTGGATATAATGAGGGTAATGGAGGAAACAATTCCTTATTTAGCTctggaaatcaaaatttgtgggGGAATGGAGGGCTAAATGAGGGAACTAACTCAACAAATTCGAATGCCTTTGGGGGGTCTGGAGGTGCAACCATTGGAAGCACTTTTGCCAACAATGGAGTTAATTGGGGTCCTTCGCTAATCTCGGGCCAAGGTGGAGGTAATATTTCAGGCCGTGGTGGGAATCTTGGTTTTGGAGGTGGTGATAACAGCTATGGTTTGGGAGGAGGCAGCTATGCAAGCAATAATGCACCTGGTAGGCCTGCCTCGTCATCTTTTGCTTTGTCAAATGGCGGTTACGATGGGGCTTTTTCAGATTTTTATAGTGGCAGTTCAGTTTATGGGGACCCTACCTGGCGTTCGACAAACTCTGAGAGAGAGGGATCTGGTTCATTTGGTTATGGGCTTCACAATGGAGCATCCGATGTTCTTGCTAGAAGTTCTCCTGGTTATGTTGGTGGTTACAGTGTTACTGAGAGACAAACAAATGGCGGTAAGTGACCATCACTAGTTACTACAAGCTAGTGTCCACTCAATGTTGATATTAAGCTTGAGCTTCTTACTATAGTGTGCAGTCCTTTTTCCTACTTCTAACGTCATACATTTGCGCAACATTGATAGTTCCCGTACATGAACGAGAAATCCATACTCTGAGAGGAAAGTTTGGAACTGCACATCTGACCCTTGATGTTTTGAGCTTACAAAACTTGATGCATTCCTCCCTCTGAAACCTTGATCATGCAATCTTGATGCTGCTTCTTGTCTTAACCTCAACCATAAGTTTGGAAACTAGTTACGACTCCCCAAACATGGGCCTCTTTGATATCTTTGGATATGGGAAGCATTTCTATATGATACTTTTCAGTATAATCTTCCTTCTCAATGTAATCCCAGACTTGAGTTTTACATGCTGCAACCTGCAATCACAATATTCACTTGTGTTATTTTTGCTGTTTCAAGAATCAGTTGACTGCGATTGATAAAAAAGTTTCTCTCAGTGGGACATTTATAGAAATGGCCATGTGTTCAGGGAGGCGCAATCATGCTCCATTAGCTTTGAGACTGAAAATTTGGTAAATATCACTAACTTTTTTACACAACTTGTAACTAGTCTTGCGAAAACTGGTAAAAGGGGGAAATTCAGGACAACTTTGGCGCATTAGTCCTTGGGACACTTTTGTTTCTCTGTTATCTTGCCATCATTTATGGTCCATTAAAAATTACGGGAAGAACATAAGACCTACTATTATGTTTAGGAAGCAAGTGGCGAGGCTTGAACCCTCACTAGTCACTTCTGGTTACATAAGAATGCTCCTTCGTTCGGACTTCGGAGTCCTGTACTAGGTCAGACATTTTATGGGTGTGACGTTATTGCAAACTGCAATGATAATGATAAATGACCAATGAAGTATGTTGCATATGTTTTAGAGTAAAAGATGGTCTTATGTAATCACCTATTGGACCATGTTTTGGCATTCTGCTTTTGCACATTTTCTGCTCTTGGTGAGGGTGGGTTGGGTAGATAAGAGTCATATTTGGCATCAGCTATTGGTAGAAGTCTGATGCATCTTGAAATGATTGTTGATTGTCTCAAGGAGAATTCTACCCGTTCATGCGAAATTTCCTCCAAAACAATGTTGTAGCAATGCGTTTATAAAATTGTAAATATCCACTTTGATCGGTTGTTTGCTTTTACAGTGAGAGGACCAAATCAGTATAGTATTTTCGTATAGAAATTTCGCATATTGTTTCTGCTTGTGTATGTTGATTTTCTCATTCTCAAGGATTAGGGGAACCACGTAGTTAAGCCTCGTAATACTCTTAATTCCTTCGTCGGTTATGCAGAGATGGAGCATGTATGAGGTTTATAACtgagaaaattttgtttggGATTCAAAAAAGAAGGAACCTATGAAGCACGTGTTTGACACTTACTGAGATGTGTCGGACACACGGAAATATGTCTTATTTGTAGTTGTTCAATAGTTTTTTAGAACCGGATACTCGTTGCCTCGTTGGATCTTCGGGGACGCGTATGTCCATCACTTAGACATGAATGAAACATGTTACAAGTTTGTTGAAAAGGAGCGTTGGATTCAATGGTAAAATGAGAACAATGTAGATTTATACCTATTAATATCTCATTGTCTTCACTTATTAGTCTTCGGATGATTGTGTTACATAATTGATGTACATTTATGCTTGGAATACTTTTCTCCTCGTGATGGCAGATATATTGGTGTCCACTGTATGGTATATATTCACATACTATGTACCCATTTGTAATATGCATGGAGGCATCTTAAAATTGCTAATGTCTTCAaggcaattttttatttggcatTTCGGCATTTCAGCATGTCCATATCCTGTCCATGTCTGGGCTACTTAGGTTCCATGCAAATTGGGGAGTAACTAATGTAGTACTGTTACTTAACTCTTCGCTTTCATAGTCTAGCAAATAGAGACTAGCACTAATAGATACAATTTCTTGACATTGATTCAAGTAGCAACCATTTCTTGACGTTGACTTCTATTTTGACTAAAGTCAGACTTCCTAGTGGTCATTTAGTTGGACTAGCACTTAAAGAAATGCCcccccaccccaaaaaaaaaaaaaaaaaaaacactgtaCGTGAGAGTTTCCCTTCATACCGCTCGAATCATGCCTATTTCTCAAACTACCACATAGGTGTAAGTTGTATAGGTTGAGTGCGATTGCTTAAACTATAAGGGTACTTGCCGACTAAATATGGTACATAAACCATGTTCCATATATGTAGGCCATCTTGCCTGTTGCCATCTTAGTGCCCACACAGAGGACATAGCT
Coding sequences:
- the LOC131322899 gene encoding heterogeneous nuclear ribonucleoprotein 1-like, coding for MQSDLGKLFIGGISWDTNEERLKEYFSDFGEVLESVIMKDRSTGRARGFGFIVFADPLVAERVTREKHNIDGRMVEAKKAVPRDDENTMSRSSSSIQGSPGPIRTRKIFVGGLASTVTESDFKMYFEQFGTITDVVVMYDHNTQRPRGFGFITYDSEDAVDKVLLKTFHELNGKMVEVKRAVPKELSPGPSRSPLSGYNYGVSRINSILSGYTQGYSPTTGGYGLRMDGRFSPIAGGRSGYAPFGVGLNFEPGLTPNLAASTNFNNSLSYGRGLNPYYTGNSNRFVNPIGYNEGNGGNNSLFSSGNQNLWGNGGLNEGTNSTNSNAFGGSGGATIGSTFANNGVNWGPSLISGQGGGNISGRGGNLGFGGGDNSYGLGGGSYASNNAPGRPASSSFALSNGGYDGAFSDFYSGSSVYGDPTWRSTNSEREGSGSFGYGLHNGASDVLARSSPGYVGGYSVTERQTNGGIAG